Proteins from one Bactrocera neohumeralis isolate Rockhampton chromosome 3, APGP_CSIRO_Bneo_wtdbg2-racon-allhic-juicebox.fasta_v2, whole genome shotgun sequence genomic window:
- the LOC126752476 gene encoding thioredoxin domain-containing protein 17 isoform X2 — MVIQHNVKGYEAFTKLVEELESNADGQPIHVLFSGGKDETGASWCPYCVKAEPVVHDALPKAPEKSHFIHVDVGERAYWKDLNCPFRKDPNTHLIFLPTLLRWKSPQRLDGERVSNKDLVEMIFEDED; from the exons ATGGTTATCCAACACAACGTTAAGGGTTATGAGGCGTTTACCAAATTGGTAGAAGAATTGGAATCCAATGCCGATGGACAACCTATTCATGTGCTTTTTAGCGGTGGCAAGGACGAGACTGGGGCAAGCTGGTGTCCTTATTGTGTGAAAG CTGAGCCGGTTGTGCATGACGCTCTCCCTAAAGCTCCGGAAAAATCGCATTTCATTCACGTGGATGTTGGTGAGCGCGCATA TTGGAAAGACTTGAATTGCCCATTCCGCAAGGATCCCAACACACATTTGATATTTTTGCCTACACTATTGCGTTGGAAATCGCCACAACGTTTGGATGGTGAACGTGTCAGCAATAAGGATCTAGTGGAAATGATATTCGAGGATGAGGATTAA
- the LOC126752476 gene encoding thioredoxin domain-containing protein 17 isoform X1, producing MVIQHNVKGYEAFTKLVEELESNADGQPIHVLFSGGKDETGASWCPYCVKAEPVVHDALPKAPEKSHFIHVDVGERAYWKDPNCPFRTDPRLKMVWVPTLMRWKTPLRIDSENVTKKDLVDMIFDEPIEQK from the exons ATGGTTATCCAACACAACGTTAAGGGTTATGAGGCGTTTACCAAATTGGTAGAAGAATTGGAATCCAATGCCGATGGACAACCTATTCATGTGCTTTTTAGCGGTGGCAAGGACGAGACTGGGGCAAGCTGGTGTCCTTATTGTGTGAAAG CTGAGCCGGTTGTGCATGACGCTCTCCCTAAAGCTCCGGAAAAATCGCATTTCATTCACGTGGATGTTGGTGAGCGCGCATA CTGGAAGGATCCGAATTGTCCTTTCCGGACCGATCCCCGGCTAAAAATGGTTTGGGTGCCTACTTTGATGCGCTGGAAAACTCCATTACGCATTGATAGTGAGAATGTTACTAAAAAGGATCTTGTTGATATGATCTTTGATGAGCCCATCGAACAAAAGTAG
- the LOC126752463 gene encoding elongation factor G, mitochondrial, translated as MTIFTRIIVSNLPKRIGALKTLQQCGYCTHLKYAEHKPIERIRNIGISAHIDSGKTTLTERILFYTGRIAQMHEVRGKDNVGATMDSMELERQRGITIQSAATYTIWKDYNINIIDTPGHVDFTVEVERALRVLDGAVLVLCAVGGVQSQTLTVNRQMKRYNVPCLAFINKLDRTGANPYRVLSHMRSKMNHNAAFIQLPIGVESNCKGIVDLVTEKAIYFEGNHGMELRYDEIPKDMRAESIDRRQELIEHLSNVDEKLGELFLEEKTPTEADIKSAIRRTCIKRTFTPVMVGTALKNKGVQPLLDGVLDYLPNPGEVENVAFIEKEGEEPEKVVLNPARDGKDPFISLAFKLEAGRFGQLTYLRCYQGKLQKGDNIFNARTNKKVRVARLVRLHSNNMEDVNEVYAGDIFALFGVDCASGDTFTTDPKGNISMESIFVPEPVVSMAIKPNNAKDRDNFAKAVARFTKEDPTFHFFYDPDVKETLVSGMGELHLEIYAQRMEREYGCPVTLGKPKVAFRETLVSACEFDYLHKKQSGGSGQYARIIGIMEPLPADQNTVLEFVDDTMGTNVPKQFVPGVEKGFREMAERGMLSGHKLSGIRFRLQDGGHHIVDSSELAFMLAAHGAVKDVFQSGSWQILEPIMMVEVTAPEEFQGAVMGQLSKRHGIITGTDGAEGWFTVYAEVPLNDMFGYAGELRSSTQGKGEFTMEYSRYSPCLPDVQEQIVRQYQESQGLGQEKKKKKN; from the exons ATGACTATTTTTACGCGTATTATCGTCTCAAATTTGCCTAAACGCATTGGTGCACTTAAGACGTTACAGCAG TGTGGCTATTGTACACATCTAAAATATGCTGAACACAAACCGATTGAGAGAATACGTAATATTGGTATTTCGGCACACATAGACAGCGGTAAAACTACGCTTACCGAACGTATACTCTTTTATACCGGTCGCATTGCACAGATGCATGAGGTACGTGGTAAAGACAATGTTGGTGCTACTATGGATTCGATGGAGTTGGAGCGTCAACGTGGTATAACTATACAATCGGCAGCCACTTATACAATTTGGAAGGATTACAACATTAACATTATTGACACACCTGGTCACGTGGATTTCACAGTGGAAGTAGAACGTGCGCTGCGTGTTTTAGATGGTGCTGTGTTGGTGCTATGCGCTGTAGGTGGCGTACAGAGTCAAACACTAACTGTGAATAGGCAAATGAAACGTTACAATGTACCATGCTTGGCCTTCATCAACAAATTGGATCGCACGGGTGCTAATCCTTATCGTGTGCTTTCGCATATGCGTTCAAAAATGAATCACAATGCAGCTTTCATACAGTTGCCAATCGGCGTGGAGAGCAATTGCAAGGGTATCGTCGATTTAGTAACTGAGAAAGCGATTTATTTCGAAGGCAACCACGGTATGGAGCTGCGTTATGATGAGATACCGAAAGATATGCGGGCAGAGTCAATCGATCGTCGTCAAGAGCTTATCGAACATCTCTCAAATGTAGACGAAAAATTGGGTGAACTATTTCTAGAGGAAAAAACACCAACTGAAGCCGATATAAAG AGCGCTATACGACGTACGTGCATTAAACGCACTTTCACGCCTGTTATGGTGGGCACTGCATTGAAAAATAAAGGTGTACAACCTCTATTAGATGGTGTGCTCGATTATCTGCCGAACCCTGGCGAAGTGGAGAATGTTGCTTTCATTGAAAAAGAAGGCGAAGAACCCGAAAAGGTCGTGCTCAATCCTGCACGTGACGGTAAAGATCCTTTCATTAGTTTGGCTTTTAAATTGGAAGCTGGTCGTTTCGGTCAGCTCACCTATTTGCGTTGCTACCAAGGCAAGCTACAAAAGGGCGATAACATCTTTAATGCACGTACTAATAAGAAAGTGCGTGTAGCACGTTTGGTGCGCTTACACTCGAATAATATGGAAGATGTGAACGAAGTTTATGCTGGCGACATATTTGCGCTGTTTGGTGTCGATTGCGCTTCTGGTGACACATTTACCACCGATCCTAAAGGTAACATTTCAATGGAGTCTATTTTTGTGCCCGAACCTGTTGTGTCTATGGCTATCAAACCGAATAATGCTAAGGACCGTGACAATTTCGCTAAAGCTGTAGCGCGTTTTACTAAAGAAGATCCTACATTCCACTTCTTCTATGACCCAGACGTAAAGGAAACACTCGTATCAGGAATGG GTGAATTACATTTGGAAATTTACGCTCAGCGTATGGAACGTGAATATGGTTGTCCCGTAACACTGGGTAAGCCAAAGGTGGCTTTCCGTGAAACACTTGTGAGCGCCTGCGAATTCGattatttacacaaaaaacaATCTGGCGGTTCAGGACAGTATGCGCGTATTATCGGTATTATGGAACCATTGCCGGCTGATCAAAATACGGTACTTGAATTCGTTGATGACACTATGGGTACAAATGTACCGAAACAATTTGTGCCTGGTGTTGAGAAGGGTTTCCGTGAAATGGCTGAACGTGGTATGCTCTCGGGACACAAGTTGTCCGGCATACGTTTCCGCCTACAAGATGGTGGCCATCACATAGTGGATTCTAGTGAATTGGCCTTCATGTTGGCAGCACATGGTGCTGTAAAAGATGTTTTCCAAAGTGGCTCATGGCAAATTTTAGAACCCATAATGATGGTAGAAGTAACGGCACCGGAGGAATTCCAAGGTGCGGTCATGGGACAATTGAGCAAACGTCATGGTATTATTACGGGCACTGACGGAGCTGAGGGTTGGTTTACCGTATACGCAGAAGTACCACTGAACGACATGTTTGGTTATGCGGGCGAATTGCG TTCTAGTACACAAGGCAAAGGCGAGTTCACTATGGAATACTCCCGTTATTCTCCTTGCTTACCAGACGTTCAAGAACAAATAGTGCGTCAATATCAAGAATCACAAGGTTTAGGTcaggaaaagaagaaaaagaaaaactaa